The window GGCTAAAATCAGTGAAGGGGTTTTCCGTTTTCTGTGTCCCTTGTGCAACGAGTTTCAGACCGCTGTTAATCCCAGAACGAACTTGAGCCGGTGCTTTCGATGCGAAAAGAATTTTAACACCATCGATATGGTAATGGTCTGGCGCAACACCGATTTTGTCAGCAGCGTAAAATATCTGCAGGCGATTTTAAACGTAAGGGAATCCGGTCATGGCACCTGATCATCTATTGCCGAAAATTTGTCAGCGGTATCTGGATTATTATGGACACCAAGTCCGTAGTCAGGAAAGTGTTATGGGAATGCAGCGGATATTGACAAGTCTGGATATCTATCTGCAAAAATCAGGCGTCCCCCTGGATAAGATATCCATCCAAAAGGTTGATCAATTTTTAGCCCTGTACAATGCCAATTATTCCATAGGAACCGCTAAGTCGAACCGGTCACATCTGAGGCTGTTTTTGAGATATCTTTATCTGAACCAATATATCAAAAAAGATCTCGCTCCTTTGATAGTTAGCCCTCCAGAGTTCGGACAACTAAAACCAATCAAATTTTTACGCGCTCATGAAGTTCAAAAATTGTTTGACAGCCTGGATCTATCAACAGCAAAAGATCTTCGCACGAATGCCGCCATACACCTGGCGTATTACCTGGGATTGAGACCCAAAGAAATCAGGTTGCTAACCCTGGATGACATTTCATTTAGGCAGAAAGAGATTTTTATCCGTTCAAGAAAAAATTGCAATCCTGCCCATCTTCCCCTTCCCGACAACATCATCAAAGCGATTACTGCATATATTGTAGGCGGGAGACCTGAAACTCAATCCCGAGTTCTATTTTTACAGTTGATACCACCTTATAAACCGGCCAACAGGAGCGATATCCCCCGAGATATAAAAAAATGCATGACGAAAAGTAATCTTGCATCAAGCACATACTGGCTGCGGCATTCATTTGCCCAGAACATGTTGGAGGCCGGTATGCCCATCTATGAAATTAAAGAAATGATGGGGCATAAAAGCCTCGATTCGACCAAAAAGTATCTGAGCATTCATATCGGCCTGATGCGGGAGATCATCCTTGATGAAACGTTTTAAAAGCTTTTTGGCAGAACAAATGGAAGAGTTTATTGAATATCGTTTTCAACTGGGGTACTCAAACACCTCAATGATGTACTGTCTTAAGGTGCTTGATCGATATGTGTCTGAAAAACAAGTGACTTGGGCATCCTTTGATCCGCTGTTTTTTATCCGGTTCAGAGCAAATCTTGATCTTGAACCCCGGTCCATAAATATGATTTTCAGAATGATCAAAATTTTTTTCAATTATCTTATACGCAAAGATGTGATCCTGGAAAATCCGTTACAGGAAATCACTGAGCTACAGGAAAATCTCGTTATTCCTTTTATATTTTCTCCGGAAGAAACAGATCGTTTTCTCAAAGCTGTAATCAAGTCGATGCGAACAAGCCAGAGATTCTATGTGTCAGATTTCAGTGCTTATATTGCCTTTTTGTTGATGGCCCGGTGCGGACTGAGAACATCGGAGACACTTAATTTATTGAAAACCCATTACAGGCCCGAAGAAAGAACAATCTATATTGAAAAGACAAAATTTAGAAAAGATCGATTGATCCCTATACCCAAAGCAGTAGCCCATGAAATAAACAACCTGCTAAAAGTGCGTCGGTTATTCCCCGATGAGGATGACAGTCCTTTTTTACTGGTAAAGGTGAAAGGCAATAAACTGGTCCGTATGTTTATAAATCGCAGATTTAAACAGGCGCTCACATATATTAATCTTGAACAGCCCCGGAAAATAATCGGTACTACAAACTTCAGCCAGCCTTCACATCATTCCTTGCGGCATTCGTTTGCTGTGAACACACTAAAACGAATTAAACAGCAAGGAAAATCCTGTCAAAATGCCCTGCCTGTACTGGCAGCTTACATGGGGCACAGCAAGTACAAATACACTACCTATTATTTGAAGGTACTGGATGCTGAGCACCGTCGGCAACTGTTTAATTTTTCGATATCAAAAAGCGAGGACGCATGAGATTGACAAGTTGCCTGCACCAGTATTTTTATGAATACTTGCCCTCGATAAAAGGGACGAGTGAACAAAGTGTCCAAGCTTACCGGCAAAGCCTGTCTTTGTTCCTGCATTTCCTGGCGAATCATCACTCAATAAAAATTAAGTCGTTGACAATAGAACACTTAACGGTGGATGCCGTGCTTGCCTTTCTACAGCATCTGGAAAAAAATAGAAAAAATAGCGTGCAGACTCGAAATCAGCGCCTGGCCGTGATCAAGTCTTTGGCCAAGATGATCCGCTTCATGCATCCGGACAAAAAACGAATCGCCGAAGGCCTCCTGAACATCCCTCAAAAAAGATCTCAAAAAAAGGTGATGGGATTTTTATATCCTGAAGAAATCATGAAAGTCTTCAGTGCCGTGGACCTGAAAAAGAAAGAAGGCATGAGGGATTTTACCATTCTACATTTGCTTTATGACTCCGGTGCCCGGGCCAGTGAGATTGCCACATTGGAATTTGATTATTTTGATCCCGAAAACGAGACCATTGCAGTCCTGGGAAAGGGAAATCGATACCGCTTGATTAATCTATGCTCCAGAACAGCCTCGTTGATCTCGGATTATATCACCAATCATAGGGTAGATCCCATCCCTTTGTTTGCCCATAGGCTTTTTATCAACCAACGGAAGCGGGAAATGACCCGGCACGGCATCAACAAAATTTGCAGGAAATATTTGACTGCAGTATTGCCGGCAAAAAGGCTGAAAGGACTGAGTCCGGCTCACTGCTTCAGGCATTCGTGTGCGGTCAATATGGTCACCTTAGGTGCTCCGGTATCGGATATCAAAAATCGTCTTGGTCATCAAAGTATTGAATCAACAATGACCTATCTGCAGCTGGATCTGTCAAAAAAACGGGAAGTCCAAAATACGCTCATGGAATACATGCAATCGAAAATAACTCATGACAAAAAAATTGATGAGTTAATCGACTGGGAAAATAGTGCTGAAATCCTCGCCTGGCTTGACAGTTTATAAATCACTGAAGCAGCTTTTGCTATCCTTGGAGGGGTATGTAGTAAAACAAAAAATTATGTTGCCACTGATTTTTAAAATTTTCAAAATTGTTTTTAACGTGTTGAATTTTAATATAATATTGATTTGCAAGGCGTTTGATAGAAATAGCTTTTAAATTCAGTGCGTTAGGCCCGCTCGCAACATAATGGTATCAAAGAAGACCGACCCTGATTCCCAGACAGGCAAGAATAACAAAAGTAGTCAACGCCTTTATTACCAATGGTCTTGGTCTCAAATAATAGACACATTGTAGGGTTTTCGATTCTTCAAAATTTCTAAAAATTGGTGAGTTTAACGCCGGAATCAGAGGCGCGATTTTTTGCGTCCCTTGAATTCTTTTTTTATCGACCATTATATTTTTACTTTGTTGTAGATTGCTTGACCGCAAGATAATATAAAATTACAAGCGGTTTCAATTTCGGTTTTGTCAATCACATATTTTTGTCCAGTAGCTATATCAATATCTGCCTCATGCACAATTTGATTTCTTCTCGCAACAATTGTTTTTAAAGTGGTTTTTGCTGTATGCTGATCCACGCCCATATGGGCTGCGATATTTTGCCACTTGTGTGATTCTTTCCATATAAAGCTCAACCCATCTGCTACTTTATCCGGGTCTTGAAAAGATAAAAAACTTAATTTTCTGACCACTTCATTTTCAAAATAATATTCTCCAGGAGGAATGGTTGCACTGGCTATTTTGTTATGTTTTTCAAGTGAAATTCCTTCACTTAAATATTTAGGTGTTGCTGGCCTATTATTGGTAAAAATTTCTACCATTCCAATTTTAACGAGGTCATGAATTAGTTTGTCAAATGCACTAATTGAATACACTAAATGTGCTCTTAACAGGTCATCAAAAACCATTCCAGGCAGATTTGAAGACGAAAACTCAAATAATGCTAATAGTTGAGAAGATTCCTCTATGTTTTTTTCGAAAAGTTGCAGAGAATTATGCATCTTTTAAGATCTTTTTGACCTGTTCAGCAAGCTCGCTAAACAATGCATTAAATGCTTCTCGCCGTTCCTGCAATTGTGCAAGAACTGGTCCTGTTGCATCTAATTCTGCGTCGGTTAATTCATATACCGGGACACCAGCCTCATATGATTTGGGTAATAGACTTTGGAAGTCGCTAATTTCCTGCATGCAGAATCCATTTTCATTTTTAATATTGGCACTTTCATATTTTTCTATAGGTAGTACCATAGATGCGTTATTTAGAGCAGGGAATAGCCGATCTTTTGTTATCGCTTTAATTTCTTCAATATTGTTTCTGTATGGAGCTGCAGCCTTTCCTCTACGAATATTAAACCGTTGTATAATTGTTCCCAGAAAATATGGTGTACTTTCAGGGATAGGATATGCGGCTTCTTTGAAGGCTTCCAGAGTTGATGTCTTCCAATCAAACCATTTAGGAAGAATATTTTTTAAAGTGTTTAGTGCCATGATAGAAAATGGATCAGGATTTGTAGGGACAATAAATCCATTTGATATTATGAAAAAGTTCTGATTTATAGCGCTCAGACTAGGATTTAAGTCTATTAGTGTAAAATCAATATTATATTTTTCTTCGGTCAATCTTAGAAGTTCAGCGAAAGCACCTGGTAAATTTTGGAGGGTTGCAAGCGATCTGCTTGATGTTAGCGCAAAGGTTAATGAAGATTCATACTCTGAAAGATTCGCATGCCCAGCTAATAAAAACAAATTAGGAGCTCTTTCTATAGACTGGCAGGATATTTCTTTGATCGGTACAGGTTTCCCTTCAAATGCCACCTTTACCCCGTCTTTAATGTTTTGTTCTTTTGTCTCTTCATCTATGTAATATTTCTCAAAATTCTCTCCCAAGATGAGACTTGATAAATTGCATTGGGGATCGGCATCTACCACAAGTACCCTGTTATTTTTGGATAATATCCACCCAAGATTATAAACACTTGTAGTTTTACTAACGCCACCTTTATGGTTAAAAAATACAATTCTTTTAGTCATTTACATCTCCTTTTGAGGTGGACAACAAGTTATTCTGTACTTTTTTCTGCTAAAGCCCTAGTTTGTAATGTTATCCCGTTAGAAAATAGAAACAGGATAATTTTTCAATAGCAGCCAAGCAAACAGATGTAAATAGAAAGATCGAATGAATCCCATTGAGAAAAACAAGACCGAGCATTTATGGTGTTATGTGTCGTCAACAGGCCTGTCAATAAAGGCATTAACTTCTTTTTCCAGTGCTCAGGCCACTCACGATCTGGAGGGTGAGATTTAGTGTTGGAAATGCTCTGGAGTAACATGGAAAGTCTGTGCCAGGATTCTGTCTAAAAGGTGGTGCGGGCAGATAAGTAGTCCTCATCTAACGTTTCCAAATAAACAATTTGCCATCATCGCTCAACAGATTCAGAAGGGTGCTGGGAAAGGGTGAGGTTCAGGGTATCGTAAACATTCCGGTCCACATCGGCCAAGGTGATATTTGCTTTAAAAAGGCTTTTTGAGCATGAATTGTCATCGGTTTTATCCGTGGACATGCCCTTTTCCAAGCTTCCTTCTTTCCGGGCTTTCCGGAACCTCCGGGAAGTTTGATCTAAGATATCGTATCCGATCCGCTCAAGGAGTGTATCAGAAATCACCGGTTAGGGGATTTTTTTGGTGGTTAGGTGGATTTGATTCCCCATCAGTTATATATTGCCGATGAGGTGTCTGGTCGGTATTTTCCGAGGGTTACCCATTCCAAGGACTTTTATCAGGAGCTGGCCAGGTACGTACCTGATTGGGAGGTACTTGAGGAACGGCTTGGGGATATGAAACTGTAAGGGAGAAAACGATGACAGAGACAATAACATTTAGACCAAAACTTCGTTCTGCTGTAAAAAGTGTGATTTTTCATTTTTGCCTGCTGGGAACACTGCTTTATTGCTGGAACAGCATGGACAGTGTTTGGAGAATGATATTTCTGATAATAGCCATTATCCCGACATTATTTATTATTGGGTATTTGAAGCCCATAATTTTTGTACAAAATGTCATCATTGGGAAAGACAAGACAATTACAATTCGTCACTGGTTTGGAAAAGGACATACTGAGAAAATTGGCAAGGCCTTGTATGAAGTTGTTAAAATTAACGAGGATGATATACGAAGTTATAGGTTCCATATCCAAGGCAGGCGGTTTCAAGTCTCTCCTTGTGTATATGAGCGCGAAGATGACTTGTCCGAAATACTGAAACCCTTTGCTCGAAGAAAAAATATCAGTATTAAGCCAGCTATTGTCGGGCGGAAGTAATAAAGCTTTATCGTTCAGGCACTAATTAGCACCCTATAAAAATCATAACAAAACATGAAAGAAACCAGCCTATTGCGCTATTCTTTCATATAACAGCCATAAGGGAGTTTTATCCATGCCTATTTTTGAATATACGTGTAAACAATGCGGGAAAGAGTTTGAAAGAGTTGTTTTTTCAGGTGAAGAAGAGAAAATCACTTGTCCTGAATGCAAAAGCAAGGATGTAAAGAAAAATATGAGCGCATCCACTTTTATGGGCAACAGTATCGGCTCTTGTGCAACGTCTTTTCCCAAAGGACCGTCATGAGCACAGTGAATGAATCTTCAGTTTGAAGATTAAATTTTTGTCACTGCCGCTTAAAGCTTTGAGTGACATTGAACCGGGTCTGGCATTCCCCGATAAATTCTAGTATATTATCCCACTTGTCGAAATGGTCCCTGTGGACCTTAATGTAAAAAGGATGGAAGATGATTGACAAAGAACGTCTGGGGAACCGGTTTGCAGACCTTGCCCGCATTGATTCCGAATCCGGTAACGAGGCCCAGATCGCAAAGGTGCTTGAAACGCAATTGACAGACCTTGGGGCAGCCGTTGTTTTTGATGATGCGGGCAGCAAGGTCAACGGAGACTGTGGCAACCTTGTGGCCACATTTAAGGGAAATGCGGATGTTGACCCGGTGATGCTCTCCGGACATATGGACACGGTTGTTCCGGGCAAAGGGGTTAAGGTCATATTTGAGGACGGGGTTTTCAGAAGTGACGGCACAACGATCCTGGGTTCCGATGATAAGTCGGCTCTGGCCATCATCCTCGAGGTGATGCAGGTTGTCAAAGATAATAACCTGCCGTGCCCCCCTGTGGAGGTGGTCATGACGGTGGGTGAAGAGCAGGGGCTTTTGGGGGCCAAAAACCTTGACTGCACCATGCTCAAATCAAAATTCGGATACATTCTGGACGCCGTGGATACCGAGGGGATTGTGAACCGGGCACCTGCGGCCAACAAGATCAGTGCAAAAATATACGGCCGGGCCGCCCATGCCGGTGGTTCTCCGGAAAACGGCATCTCTGCCATTTATGCGGCCTCCTGCGCCATTGCCAAGCTTGAACTGGGCCGCATTGACGAGGAGACCACCTGCAACCTCGGGCTTATTTCCGGCGGGGCGGCCACCAATATCGTGCCCGAATATGTGGAGATTCACGGCGAAGCCCGATCCCATGATCCCGCCAAACTTGATGCAATCACCCGTACCATTGTCTTGACCTTTGAAAATACCATGGCGCAGCTGCAGGCCGAGGGCGAGACCCTTCCCCGGGTGGAAATGATTGTGGAAAATGACTTTCCCCATACCAGCATCCCCGATGATCATGTGGTAATAAAACTTGCCCAGAAAGCCGCCGCCAACCTGGGCCGGGATCTGGCCTGTAAAACAAGCGGGGGGGCTGCCGATGCCAATGTATTTTTCGGCAAAGGCATTGCCGCAGGCGTTATCGGCACGGGCATGACGGATGTGCACACCCTTCAGGAGTCCATTGCCCTTAAAGATATGGTCAGTTGTGCAGAACTGGTCCTTGAAATTCTTCAAATCCATGCAACAGGAAAGGCGACGGTATGATTCTTTATCTTGATATGATGGCCGGCATTGCCGGGGATATGTTTTTAGGGGCACTGGTGGATCTCGGCGTGCCTGTGGAATGGCTCAAAGGAAAACTGTCAGGTATCCTGCACGGATTTGACCTGCGGACTGAAATTGTATTCCGGCACCACCTGCGGGCTGTCAATCTTTTTGTTGATGTCACCGATGATGTCACCCATCGCCATTATACCCACATCCGGCACATGATCGAATCTGCGGATCTGCCTGAAAAGGTCCGGGACAATGCCCTGGAAGCCTTCAGGCACATCGCCCAGGCCGAAGCCCATATCCATGGAAAAGACATTGAAACCGTTCATTTCCATGAGATTGGCGGCGTGGACAGCCTGGTGGATATCATTGGCAGCTTTCTGGCCCTGGATTACCTGGGGGTGGACCAGGTGGCGGCAACGCCGATACCCCTGGGGTCGGGAACCATTAAATGCGCCCACGGCACTATCCCTGTGCCGGTTCCGGCCACCGTGGCCATACTGAAGGGCCTTGAAGTAACGGGGTCTGATGCCAAAACCGAAATTGTTACGCCCACGGGTGCCTCCCTTGTGGCAACGCTGAAGCCCCGGTTCGGGGGCATGCCGGACATGCAGATTGAAAAGGTGGGGTACGGGGCCGGCAAACGGGACACCGGCGCCTCGGCCCCCAATCTTCTGCGTCTGGTTCTGGGCTCTCCTGCTGCAGCAAAAGATTGCGGGGACAACATCCTGTCGGACCAGGTTGCTGTACTCTATACCAATGTGGATGACATGAGTCCGGAAAGTCTTGGCTTTGCCATGGACCGTCTCATGGACAAAGGTGCTTTGGATGTCAGCTTTACACCTGCATTCATGAAAAAGAACAGACCCGCCACCCGCATTGAGGTCATTTGCCGCAAGGAGCAGCTTAAAGACCTTGCGAATGTCCTGCTGGCCGAGACCACAAGCATCGGGGTGCGATACCACCTGTGCGACCGGATGATTCTAAAGCGCGAACCTGTGGCGGTCGAGACGCGTCTTGGCCGGGTGACCGCTAAAAAGATCACATCCCCCAACGGTGAGATTCGGATCAGGCCGGAATACGATGAGTGCAAACGCATTGCCCGGGAACAAAATTTGCCCTTTTATCAGGTATATGAGCAGATTCTGGCCGAATCAAATCCCCTTGACAGGTAAACAGGCCGGTTATAAAAGAGCTGAAAGAAACCATTTGATGAGGGAAAAAATTATACTTTTCATTGCCACAGGCTTTGGCCTGGGACGGGTACCTTTTGCCCCCGGGACATTTGGCACCCTTGCGGGGCTGCCGTTGATCGGCACCATGGCCTGGCTTGCAACGGCGAGTATCCCTGGTGCTGTCGGGCTGTTTCTTGTGGGCGTGGTGCTCTTTTCCATCTGGATTTCCCAGGAGGCTGAAATCCTGATTGGCGGCAAAGACCCGGGAAGTGTGGTGATAGATGAGATGGCAGGGTATTGCGTGACCATGACCCTGGTGCCTGTGACCATGTTTACTTTGGCCGCAGGCTTTATTGTCTTCAGATGTTTTGATATATTAAAGCCTTTTCCGATCCGCTGGTTTGAAGAAAACTTTTCCGGCGGTGCAGGTATTGTGCTGGATGATTTAACGGCAGGGGTGCTGGCTGCTTTCCTGCTCAAAGCTATCTACCTTATGGTGTGACTTAGGAGGAAGACGCGATGGAGAAAAACAAGGAAAAGGAAAAAGCTGTCCAGACCGCCATGAATCAGATCGAGCGCCAGTTTGGTAAAGGCTCGATCATGAAGCTGGGCGGCCGGGAGATTGAAGCCGTACCCGTGATCCGGTCCGGTTCCCTTGCCCTGGACAAGGCCCTGGGCGTGGGCGGATACCCCCGGGGGCGTGTCATTGAGATTTACGGTCCGGAATCTTCGGGCAAAACAACACTTGCACTTCATGCCGTGGCCCAGGCCCAGAAAAAAGGCGGAATTGCGGCATTCATTGATGCCGAGCACGCCCTGGACGTGGCCTATGCCAGGCGGTTGGGCGTTGATTGTGACGAGCTTCTGGTTTCCCAGCCCGACACCGGAGAACAGGCCCTTGAAATTGCCGACATGCTGGTGCGCAGCGGCGGCATTGACATCATGATCGTGGACTCGGTGGCCGCACTGGTGCCAAGATCTGAAATCGAAGGCGAGATGGGGGATTCCCATATGGGACTGCAGGCCAGACTCATGTCCCAGGCCCTTCGTAAATTGACCGGAACAATAGGGAAAACCGCCACCACCCTGATTTTTATCAACCAGATCCGTATGAAAATAGGCGTGGTCTACGGCAACCCGGAAACCACCACCGGCGGCAATGCTTTGAAATTTTATGCCTCCATGCGCCTTGAAATCAGAAAGTCTGCATCCATTAAAAACGGCGAAGATGTCATCGGGTCCAGAACCAAGGTCAAGGTGGTAAAAAATAAACTGGCCCCCCCGTTTAAAAGCGTTGAATTCGACCTGATGTACGGGGACGGCATTTCCAGGACCGGCGACCTTCTGGATATGGGGGTTGAGCTGGAAATTGTGAACAAGAGCGGGTCCTGGTACTCGTTTGACGGAGAGCGCATCGGCCAGGGCCGGGAAAATGTAAAGGCCTTTTTAGTTGATAATCCCGATATCTTTGATGCCATTGAACTTAAGGTGAGAACCGAACTTGGAATCGCCGGGCCGGATGCCCCTAAAGCTGCAGCCGTCACCGGAAAGGACAGTCTGCCGGAAACCTAACCGGTAAGTTGAGCAGGAGCCAATATTATTATGACAGGTAATGAAGCCAGGAAACTTTTCCTCGAATATTTTAAAAAACATAACCATCGCCATGTGCGCTCGTCATCCCTGGTCCCCCAGGATGATCCCACCCTGCTGTTTGTCAACGCCGGTATGGTGCAGTTCAAGCGTGTTTTTACAGGTGATGAAAAACGCGATTATTCAACTGCCGCTACTGCCCAGAAATGTGTACGGGCCGGGGGCAAGCACAACGACCTTGAGAATGTGGGATATACGGCACGCCACCACACCTTTTTTGAGATGCTGGGCAATTTTTCTTTTGGCGAATATTTCAAGGAAAAGGCCATTGCCTTTGCCTGGGACCTGCTCACCAACGGGTACGGGTTTGATGCCGATAAACTCCATGTGTCCATATATAAAGATGATGACGAAGCCTTTGAGATCTGGAACAAGCAGGTGGGGGTGCCCGCCGAAAAGATCTCCCGGTTGGGTGAAGAGGATAATTTCTGGGCCATGGGTGACACAGGGCCCTGCGGTCCCTGTTCCGAGATCCACATTGACCGCGGAAAAGCCTTTGGGTGTGATGATCCCAACTGTGCCGTGGGCTGTGACTGCGACCGGTGGCTGGAGTTGTGGAATCTGGTCTTCATGCAGTTTGAAAGAAGTGAAGACGGAACCCTGAAGCCGTTGCCCAAACCCAGTATTGACACGGGTATGGGCCTTGAGCGCATCATTTCAGTCCTTCAGAACGTGCCCACCAACTTTGATACCGACCTTTTTGTTCCCATCATGGAGCGGGTAGGGGAGCTGGCCGGTAAAAAACGCGGGGAATCAAAGCAAGTGGAAGTGGCCATGAAGGTCATTGCCGATCACTCAAGGGCGTCTGCCTTTTTGATCTGTGACGGGGTGCTGCCCTCCAACGAGGGGCGCGGTTATGTGCTCCGCCGGATCATGCGCCGGGCCATCCGGTACGGCCGCAGCATCGGGCTGACAGAGCCCTTTTTGCACAAAACCGTTCAGATCGTGTTTACCATTATGGATGAAGCCTATCCGGAACTCAAAGAGTCTGCCGCCTTTATCCTCAACGTGGTAAAAAATGAAGAGGAAAAATTCCTTGAAACCCTTGAAACCGGTATGAAACTTTTGGAAGCAACCATTGAGGAGCTTCAAGGGAAAAAGGAACAAATCATCCCGGGAGAGGTGATCTTCAAGCTTTACGACACCTTTGGATTTCCAGTGGATATTATCCAGGATCATGTCAAAGAGATGTCACTTGACCTTGATCTGGCCGGGTTCGACGCCGCCATGGCTGAACAGAAAGCAAGATCCAAATCCAAGAAAAAGTTTGCAGGTGTGGGTGAAGCTTATAAACCGTTGACTTCTGCAGGCGTAAAAACCGTATTCAAAGGCTATGATGCCATTGAAATGCAAAGTGATCTGCTCATGGTGGTTAAGGATGATGCTGAGGTTGAAACGGCCGGTGCAGGGGACGAAGTTGAACTGGTAACCCCGGAAACCGTATTTTATGCCGAATCCGGAGGCCAGGCCGGAGACATGGGTCTGTTTGAAAATGGTTCCTGCACAATTGAGATCACAGAGACGGTCAAGGATCCTTCCGGTCTTTTCATCCACAAGGGTACGGTTATCAAAGGATCCTGCAAAAAAGGCGATTCATTTACCCTCAGGGTGGATGCAGGGTTGCGCCGGGCCACGGCTGCCAACCATTCTGCCACCCATATTCTGCATTCAGCCCTGCGCAAGGTTTTGGGCGACCATGTCAAGCAGTCCGGCTCTCTGGTAACACCGGACAGGCTGAGGTTCGACTTTACCCATTTCAGCGCAGTGACTCCCGAAGAGCTTGAGGCCATTGAAACCCAAGTCAACACCCATATCATTGAAAACCATGCGGTCACCACAAAGCAGATGGGCATGGAGGAAGCGGTCCGCTCCGGTGCCACGGCCCTGTTTGAAGAAAAATACGGGGATGTGGTCCGGGTGGTTACCCAGGGAGATTTCTCCCAGGAGTTGTGCGGCGGCACACATACCCGTGCCACCGGAGACATCGGGTTGTTCCGCATTCTGTCCGAGACAGGGATTGCCTCAGGGGTGCGTCGTATTGAAGCGGTGACGGGGCTTGCTGCCCTTGCAGCCGTCCAT is drawn from uncultured Desulfobacter sp. and contains these coding sequences:
- a CDS encoding phosphatidylglycerophosphatase A — translated: MREKIILFIATGFGLGRVPFAPGTFGTLAGLPLIGTMAWLATASIPGAVGLFLVGVVLFSIWISQEAEILIGGKDPGSVVIDEMAGYCVTMTLVPVTMFTLAAGFIVFRCFDILKPFPIRWFEENFSGGAGIVLDDLTAGVLAAFLLKAIYLMV
- the recA gene encoding recombinase RecA; amino-acid sequence: MEKNKEKEKAVQTAMNQIERQFGKGSIMKLGGREIEAVPVIRSGSLALDKALGVGGYPRGRVIEIYGPESSGKTTLALHAVAQAQKKGGIAAFIDAEHALDVAYARRLGVDCDELLVSQPDTGEQALEIADMLVRSGGIDIMIVDSVAALVPRSEIEGEMGDSHMGLQARLMSQALRKLTGTIGKTATTLIFINQIRMKIGVVYGNPETTTGGNALKFYASMRLEIRKSASIKNGEDVIGSRTKVKVVKNKLAPPFKSVEFDLMYGDGISRTGDLLDMGVELEIVNKSGSWYSFDGERIGQGRENVKAFLVDNPDIFDAIELKVRTELGIAGPDAPKAAAVTGKDSLPET
- the alaS gene encoding alanine--tRNA ligase → MTGNEARKLFLEYFKKHNHRHVRSSSLVPQDDPTLLFVNAGMVQFKRVFTGDEKRDYSTAATAQKCVRAGGKHNDLENVGYTARHHTFFEMLGNFSFGEYFKEKAIAFAWDLLTNGYGFDADKLHVSIYKDDDEAFEIWNKQVGVPAEKISRLGEEDNFWAMGDTGPCGPCSEIHIDRGKAFGCDDPNCAVGCDCDRWLELWNLVFMQFERSEDGTLKPLPKPSIDTGMGLERIISVLQNVPTNFDTDLFVPIMERVGELAGKKRGESKQVEVAMKVIADHSRASAFLICDGVLPSNEGRGYVLRRIMRRAIRYGRSIGLTEPFLHKTVQIVFTIMDEAYPELKESAAFILNVVKNEEEKFLETLETGMKLLEATIEELQGKKEQIIPGEVIFKLYDTFGFPVDIIQDHVKEMSLDLDLAGFDAAMAEQKARSKSKKKFAGVGEAYKPLTSAGVKTVFKGYDAIEMQSDLLMVVKDDAEVETAGAGDEVELVTPETVFYAESGGQAGDMGLFENGSCTIEITETVKDPSGLFIHKGTVIKGSCKKGDSFTLRVDAGLRRATAANHSATHILHSALRKVLGDHVKQSGSLVTPDRLRFDFTHFSAVTPEELEAIETQVNTHIIENHAVTTKQMGMEEAVRSGATALFEEKYGDVVRVVTQGDFSQELCGGTHTRATGDIGLFRILSETGIASGVRRIEAVTGLAALAAVHADQSALGKVAGVLKSSKDDVVDRLENFVAEKKAVEKELAALKAKIASKSVEDIDDNIREINGVKVLAKRVEIENPSQLRDLADKFKNKLGSGVLLLGAESNGKALLISMVTDDLTKTFKAGNIVKIAAGIVGGGGGGRPDMAQAGGTKPEFLDKALESVFATVSQ